A region from the Panicum hallii strain FIL2 chromosome 1, PHallii_v3.1, whole genome shotgun sequence genome encodes:
- the LOC112896063 gene encoding WEB family protein At3g02930, chloroplastic-like, whose product MLGARPKSAAAEGKSGKVTPPTPKGGRASKPASAKPANGTPSQAPRTADRSPRSADKPPSGERRTPKVFDRLSTPPAEKQNSAVKLSQELQAQLAAVQEELVKAKEELVEKEKEKGKVLQELEDAKRLADEANANLMVALAARKKAEEASETEMFRAVELEQTSIESMQKKEEELQRKLENMRSQQESDAAALRSTVEQLEKARYELADAIDAKNLALNQVDDAARLSEVNAHKVELLNAEVARLKDLLDTELESKEKEGAEQIMRLEAEVSALKIELQKAKDAEEKVAELGDVIEELRVDVANATKATTEAEELADEWKQKAEILEIKLEAANQSYMLKVDSLNSVMKELDAASTLLAEKESELSDLQNKLQALEDEVARQNEDIIASNERLDVAEKEAIELREEINELQSKLQALEEEKMDAINNENNASSHIESICEEKEKLAQELEASKDEYEKVKKAMEDLASALHEMSGEAREARERYLNKQEEIERAKAQIEELNMNLKNTQENYEVMLDEANYERVCLKKTVERMEAEAKNTSEDWQSKEASFVSSIKKSEEETSAMRVEMDKATETARDWENRNAELEERLKELEAQVEEANRAKDEAKAEALGWKEKLLDKENELQNIKQENDELQVKESSASEKLKEISSMLGNAKGRVLNGTGPKDENEKANTKEDDPVVVVAKMWENSKVTDYNLSTEKEKDGESELDLESNRGDAASDCHRLSTDTRMNNNTKLAIKQQQPKKPLMKKFGGLLKKKSQH is encoded by the exons ATGCTGGGAGCCAGGCCGAA ATCTGCGGCGGCCGAAGGCAAGAGCGGCAAGGTCACGCCGCCGACGCCCAAGGGGGGCAGGGCGAGCAAGCCGGCCTCCGCCAAGCCGGCCAATGGCACCCCATCGCAAGCGCCGCGCACAGCCGACAGGTCCCCCAGGTCTGCGGACAAGCCGCCGTCGGGCGAACGCCGCACACCCAAGGTCTTCGACCGGCTCAGCACGCCCCCGGCCGAG AAGCAAAACAGCGCTGTGAAGCTGTCCCAGGAGCTGCAGGCGCAGCTCGCCGCGGTCCAGGAGGAGCTCGTGAAGGCCAAGGAGGAGCTGGtagagaaggagaaggagaagggcaaGGTCCTTCAGGAACTGGAGGATGCCAAACGGCTGGCCGACGAGGCTAATGCCAACCTGATGGTCGCGCTTGCCGCGCGGAAGAAGGCGGAGGAGGCTTCCGAGACCGAGATgtttcgggcagtcgagctggAGCAGACGAGCATCGAGTCGATGCAGAAGAAAGAGGAGGAGCTGCAGAGGAAGCTGGAGAACATGCGGAGCCAGCAGGAGTCTGACGCGGCTGCGCTGCGCTCGACGGTGGAGCAGCTCGAGAAGGCGAGGTATGAGCTGGCTGATGCGATCGACGCCAAGAACTTGGCGCTCAACCAGGTGGATGATGCGGCCCGGCTTAGTGAAGTGAATGCTCACAAGGTGGAGCTCCTCAATGCAGAGGTTGCTCGCCTGAAAGATTTGCTTGACACTGAGCTGGAGAGCAAAGAGAAAGAAGGTGCAGAGCAAATCATGAGGCTCGAGGCAGAGGTCTCCGCACTGAAGATAGAGCTCCAGAAAGCAAAGGATGCTGAAGAGAAGGTAGCTGAATTAGGAGATGTGATTGAAGAGCTTAGAGTTGATGTCGCTAATGCTACAAAGGCCACAACCGAGGCAGAGGAGCTGGCTGATGAATGGAAACAAAAGGCTGAAATACTGGAAATTAAATTGGAGGCAGCCAATCAGTCTTACATGTTAAAGGTCGATTCCTTGAATTCAGTGATGAAAGAATTAGATGCAGCAAGCACCTTGCTCGCTGAGAAAGAATCTGAACTTTCTGACCTTCAGAACAAGCTGCAAGCCTTAGAAGATGAGGTAGCTAGGCAGAATGAAGATATTATTGCGTCAAATGAGCGTCTTGATGTTGCAGAGAAAGAAGCGATTGAATTGAGGGAAGAGATCAATGAGCTCCAGTCGAAGCTCCAAGCACTTGAAGAGGAGAAGATGGATGCTATCAACAATGAGAACAATGCAAGTTCACATATTGAGTCAATATGTGAAGAGAAGGAGAAGCTGGCTCAGGAACTAGAAGCTAGCAAAGATGAATATGAGAAAGTTAAGAAGGCTATGGAAGATCTAGCTTCAGCATTGCATGAAATGTCCGGTGAAGCAAGAGAGGCACGGGAAAGGTACCTCAACAAACAAGAAGAGATTGAGCGTGCCAAAGCACAGATAGAGGAGCTCAACATGAATCTCAAGAACACCCAGGAGAACTATGAGGTTATGCTTGATGAAGCAAACTACGAGAGAGTCTGCTTGAAGAAGACGGTGGAGCGAATGGAAGCAGAAGCAAAGAACACATCTGAGGATTGGCAATCCAAGGAGGCCAGCTTTGTGAGCTCCATCAAAAAGTCTGAAGAAGAAACTAGTGCAATGAGAGTTGAGATGGATAAGGCAACAGAAACGGCGAGAGACTGGGAGAACAGAAATGCTGAATTGGAGGAGAGGCTGAAGGAGCTGGAAGCTCAGGTGGAGGAAGCTAACAGAGCCAAGGATGAAGCAAAAGCTGAAGCACTGGGCTGGAAAGAGAAGCTATTGGACAAAGAGAATGAGCTGCAGAACATAAAACAGGAGAATGATGAGCTACAGGTCAAAGAATCGTCCGCCTCGGAGAAACTCAAGGAGATATCTTCCATGCTTGGCAATGCAAAAGGTAGAGTGCTAAATGGCACAGGTCCGAAAGATGAGAATGAAAAGGCAAATACCAAGGAAGATGATCCTGTGGTGGTAGTTGCCAAGATGTGGGAGAACAGCAAGGTCACCGACTACAACTTGTCTACCGAGAAGGAGAAAGATGGCGAATCAGAACTCGATCTGGAGTCCAACAGGGGAGACGCTGCCTCTGACTGCCACAGGTTGTCCACGGACACCAGGATGAACAACAACACAAAGCTGGCAATCAAGCAGCAGCAACCAAAGAAGCCTTTGATGAAAAAATTTGGTGGTTTGTTGAAGAAGAAAAGCCAGCATTAG
- the LOC112876665 gene encoding uncharacterized membrane protein At4g09580-like has protein sequence MAREDRFPVWEAALLAAVAAVFAAALGGVYVSVPHSDYSFLKLPRNLQELQVLTNHLEGYTSDYTIQVLVGYCSVYIFMQTFMIPGTIFMSLLAGALFGQLGGLALVIFAATAGASSCYFLSKLVGKPLVFSLWPDKLLFFQKQVAKRRGKLLNYMLFLRVTPTLPNTFINFASPIVDVPYHIFFLATAIGLIPAAYVTVRAGIALSDLRSLNDLYDPKSIVVLFLIGLVSVTPTLLGKNETQGRAPADMAASTN, from the exons ATGGCGAGGGAGGACAGGTTCCCGGTGTGGGAGGCGGCGCTGCTCGCCGCCGTGGCCGCCGTCTTCgccgcggcgctgggcggcGTCTACGTCTCCGTGCCCCACTCCGACTACAGCTTCCTCAAGCTGCCCCGCAACCTTCAGGAGCTCCAAGTCCTCAC CAACCATTTGGAGGGCTACACCAGTGACTACACCATCCAGGTGCTGGTGGGCTACTGCTCTGTGTACATCTTCATGCAGACATTCATGATCCCAGGGACTATTTTCATGTCCCTGCTTGCCGGGGCCCTCTTCGGGCAGCTCGGTGGTCTTGCCCTGGTGATCTTTGCTGCCACTGCCGGTGCTTCTTCCTGCTACTTCCTGTCCAAGCTGGTCGGCAAACCACTGGTCTTCTCGTTGTGGCCGGACAAGCTCTTGTTCTTCCAAAAGCAG GTTGCAAAGAGGAGAGGGAAGCTGCTGAATTACATGCTGTTCCTGAGAGTCACTCCAACACTTCCCAATACTTTCATCAATTTTGCTTCACCTATAGTGGATGTGCCTTACCATATCTTCTTCTTAGCGACAGCCATTGGCCTTATCCCAGCTGCCTATGTGACTGTCAGG GCTGGAATCGCTTTGAGCGACCTGAGATCGCTGAACGACCTATACGATCCGAAGTCGATAGTGGTGCTGTTCCTGATCGGCCTTGTTTCGGTGACGCCAACACTGCTGGGCAAGAACGAGACGCAAGGCAGAGCACCAGCAGACATGGCAGCTAGCACCAACTGA